The stretch of DNA TCTTCCTGGCTGAATCTAGCTTCTCAGAATCCAAAAGAGTGTTCTTTTGCTCCCTCATTGCTCTCTGCGGAGTGTAATTATGAACATCACGTGAAAGAATAGGCACTGTTATGCTAAACGTGAGCAGAGCAAAGTCAAAAGTCCAAGAAAAGTTAAAGCCTAATTATGATAAGTGCCTTTTTCACTACTTTGCATGATACCATCAATGTGCAGTGAGTGGTGGTAAAGTGAGGCTAGTGAACAGAGAGTAATGAGCTTATTTCCTCTTTCTTTTCTAGGGAGGACTGAACTTATTTTCAACCCTTTTTGTGTACACTGAACAAAAGCAAGTGCATAGTCCCTATGCAATGACAAGTACAGCTGTAAGAAAAATCAGAGAGGACTATATGGTGGTCAAAGACTTACAGCTGGTGCTGATGATGAAACAGCAGGATAGTTGTTGCTGTTGTTCTGCTTAGTGTTATGGTATGCAGGAGCAGGGCTTGTTCTACGCTTCTCCACTGCTGACTCCACCAAATTATGATTGCTAGACCTCTCTGAGCTCAAAACATCTAAGGTCCAAAATAGGGACCATCAGTACATCAGTTGGTCAAGCTCAGTACATCAGTATGAGCTCTACTTAAACCTCTTAAGGGATGAACTCACTATGGCTCTGTGGGCTGGAGGAATACTTGAAGTCTGAAGCCTGCAATTGCACAATAGCAACAAAATAAATTGATTTTTGTTGGCAACCATGGCACTGAGACAAGCAAAAGACTTTGAAAGTATAAGAAGATTGGTATGAAGCAATTAAAATTTTGGTTAGCCTTTTTAGTTGCTACTAAGACGTGTCTGCGAAGTATGACACTTAGGGAGTAGATGTTTGTGTGGTATACTATTTTTTGTTTACAATGGATTTGCTAGGAAGGGAAATCGAACTACACAACTTTAGCATGATACTGTCCTCAGTCCAAACATCTCAGAAAATTGAATTTACTAAATCTGGTGTGACACAGTTGTTTTATTTGCAATTACTATACACGAGAAACAGAAGATCAGCACACAGTGGAGCATGAAAGAATAGTTACATGAGTATTTTGATGGTACTTGGGTTGAACTTTATCAGGTGAGTCACCATCGCCTGCCACCATGAACCAAGGGTATCAAAATTATCACCAAACACAGAGTAATTCCAAAAGCTTTGGAGCTAAACACAACACATGAGACAAGATCAAAATTCTGTACAGCAACGCACTTATGATCGAGCCACCAACGTCACCACCTGAGTTGTGCAGCCTCACCCAGTCATCCACAATCTCCTTCCATTTCCTTCAAAGACCGAAGACAATGACAAATCCACAATCAGATTATCAGAAGACAGTTATGTCCTGTAACCAATCCAATAGAGCAGTCAGCTGGTTCATCACCTAACGAGCAGCTTCACCAGTTGCCGGACCTCGCTGGATGGGTGCTTACGCAGGCCATTCACATGGCGGCCAATGTCGGTGTCCTGCAAAAAACAGAATCGCAAACTTTTCATCACGTTGAGCTGCTGCCTCAGAAAGCATCCGAACCAATCTTTCCTTGAACACGACCAACGAAAAGCGAAGCTAAAAGCAAGTTTGACCTGGAGAGCCTTGTAGGTGATGTCCATGTCTGCTAGGTTCTGCAGCAGGCTCACCATCTCGTCCTCCGACTGTGAGGAGACCACACGACAGAGGTACAGATTGCAACGAAGCAGAGGAGACCACACTGTCAGCAAATTGTAGCACTGCCAAACGAGGTAAAAATGGGATATTTGAGGACCTGGTCCGGGTCCTCCAGGAAATCCTTGATCGCCAGGATCTTGCTCTCCACGCCGGCAtcggcctcctcctcgtcgtcgaggctGTCCGCGTCGACCTCCTCATCAGGCGAGGCCGGAGACGCCGCCGCAGGAGCAGCAGCGACGGCACCATTCGGCTGAGCAGCAGGCGGCGGGGGAGCGTCGGCGTCGCAGTTGCGGCAGCGGGCTGACCCTGCGTAGAGGCGCTGGACGATGCCGTCGCGGCGCGCGCGCAGCTCGGCGGGGCTGTCCCGCGCGGCAGCGGCGAGCGCCGCGTCCACGAGGTCCCACACGTCGCTGCCGCTGCCGAACGCGGCCAGCGCGCGGCGGAGGCGCCCGTCGGAGCTCATACTAGCGGCGGTGGAGCGGTCGCCGACCGGCGCGGGGAGCGGGGATCCTCGACGGACGGCCCACGCAAGATCCGGTAACGCGACCGGCGGAAATTCCTCGGAGGCAAACAAACGCTAGGCCGCCGAAGAAGCGCTCGGCGCCGGCGCCTTCGGCGGGGGCGCAGCCATGCCGATGTCCGGACGGATCGGTGGGAGAAGGCGATCCGGATTCCGGActagaggaggagggggaggctgGGGGATCGGACGGGAGGGCGGAGTGGATCCGATAAGGGATGTTCCGGACCCGTTAACGGCGTGGTGCAGGTGGGTGCATGGTTGGTTGGCAAAGCGGAGAGATTGGGGACCAAAAATTCCCGCGGGTACATTCCTTGTTCCCGCGGCCTCATGTGTGGCAATTacagatgaaaacggatcggatacggacggatattattgatatcatatttgtttttatatttctggtcggattcggactcgaatacggataatgtcaataatgtcggataagatacgtttgaatgtcgacatcataaatatacgattaaagtattcggatacggatacggtatcggatgttgaatattcggactcggatacagACAAATCTGAATCCctttaaacgaattcggtctcaaatactatcggaaaatatccgtaccgttttcatccctagtcaCAATTCATTGTGCCggttgtttttttaaaaaaaattacaatctttttattttttttagaacacgACTTCACACGTACTTCATTGAGGAGCATAAGCGAATTCCAATTGGTATATGGACTAGCTTTCATAATTATGAATACGTTTTTGGTATTgaaagaatatatttttatttttgaaaaaaaagttcAAGATGCACATTGGTTTTCCATCTAATTGGATGTAGTTGTGTTGAAATCCAATCTGATTGTATGGAAGTAGTTCAAATGATGCATGATGGAGGTTTCTGGGCCATGGATGCAGTGGCATTCTATGGTGAGATCGTTCAACTATGGCAAGAATTTAGCGAGATATCTATTAGTCATTGTAATTGATCTTGTAACTTAGTAGCCCATGAATTAGCTAGGCAAGCTTTAATATAGAAGAGTTCTCAAGTTTGGGTAGATGACCCCCCTTCATCTATACTACATTTGCTTGTAAATGATGTAACCACTTATATGAATCAATAAAGTTTGCCtaaagttttttaaaaaaactgatTCAAAGAAAATTTGGTTTTCTACCATTTTAACTAATTTATTTATTGCATGGTAATTGAATATATGGTACTATTTTGATTGCCCATGGTAAGATCCTTCAACCACTACCTGGGATTTAAAGTAATTTGCTGCATCATAACTGAAACATGGTGCTATTTGATTGTGCTCGCGGTAAAAAGATCCTGCAATAACTACATGCACACCTGAGATTTAGAGTTAATTTGTTGCATCATAATTGAAACACGGTACCATTTGATTGCTCGTAGCAAGATCCTTCAACCACAACCCTAGCAGTGACTCAAGTACGTAACTCAATTCATTAATTAGGTGACTATGAAATAGTAATGTCCTTCATGGTTGATAAGGCCAGTCTTAGGAcagtctcagtgggggtttcaccaggatgtcatgcacatttattagagcgccatgtcagcaaaactgcactttttgcatgaaacgaagaggagagagagaaggaagtagagttcaccatggtgaaactccgctgccgttgtttcccacgcggtgaaacaggatgaaatccccactgaggactaaatcgtttcatcatcttgcatgtgatccaatcattttgcagtaattaaatgctttgctcagcctaggaaacatcaaggtgaaactcatgcattgtggaggttgtttcattgttcgtttcattgatgttGCGTCAacagatttgttttggaaacagtgcattgaaatgGACCATTGACACTGGCCTTATAGTGGAGAGTTTCATGGCGTTGTTTCCAAGACTGCCATGTCATGTGAAATAATGAAATGAAACTTGGATGAAACACCcactctcaatggagagtttcatttcatagtttcataggcatttaattccaagactcatagagagttggtaatcgtgccaagagagtttcatctagatgaaactcatttcttctctctcttcttaaatacactgcCATATCATCAAAAAAGCCTATGTGGCAACCTATTTAATGCAAATGAAACTCACATGAAACTCTCATTGAGACTGCCTAACGCAATATATTAAGAATATTGAAAAAGTATGTCAGGCTTTATATGAGTTAAATTGGGGAAATGAAGAAAgttgttagagcatctccgaCAGTTGGAGAAAACTTCAACCCTAAAAACTAGTTATTGGGAGAGATACAAAACACGTTTTGGGGTTTTAAGGGTTTCTCTCCAACAGAATGAGAAAATCCAACCTCCAATAAGAAAAATAGTGGATTAGGGGAGAAGAGGCCTCCCTTTTATTTGAGAGGTGAGAGGCTAGAATTTGAGGGACTGCAAATTTTTTTCTTATTGGAGTTAGGTTTGGCCGTTTGGAGAATGGTTGGAGTTATAGCCTTATAGGATCTctaaaataataatttttttattaggGGTTAGAAAAGAAGAACTGCTCGAGATATGAACCGGTACCACTCCCATCACTGCCTCTCTTGTCAACGTCACTTTCAGCGCAAAGGGGCTCTCACGAGGcaagagagaggagaggacgCATGATGACCAGCCAATCTCCTCGGGATAAAAAAAGTCCTTTTGAGCCACTCACGCAGCACGCTACAGCGTTGGCAAGCTTGCAAGGCTatcagacatatatatatatatatatatatatatatatatatatatatatatatatatatatatgctattctactattctacaccaaagtgTTATACTGAACAAAATTCAGTATTATTCAGTACTCGTGTTTCAGTATTATTCAGTATTTCACGGTCCTAGGTGTATGACTGGATGATACTGTTGTTCAgtattgctcagtattttttctgctcagttttgacttgcggtgtagaataatattcaacacctagggtgtagaatagcgctgccgtatatatatatatatatatatatatatatatatatatatatatatatatatatatatatatatatatatatataatttgatTATAAACACAGatagagagtaatttgtgagacaaatcttttaagtctaattagttcatgattgaacactaattttcaaataagacgaaaatgctacagtatctgttaaactttaagGGTCGCATTTGACATTGTAAAAAAACATTTTAGATCTATATTATCTCAACAAACATTTTAAGTGATGAATCAAAATcatttttataaaattattgGCTGGTAGACTAGAATTTTATTCTAGAagtatatattataaaaatataaataaaaatacacTTAAAAAACCTTAGAACTTTTTGCGGATGAAGACTAATCTAAATACAACCTGTTTTAATTTGTTGCACTTAAAAAGAGTAGGTTTGTCTGTCGCTGGTGTACTAGATAAAAG from Sorghum bicolor cultivar BTx623 chromosome 8, Sorghum_bicolor_NCBIv3, whole genome shotgun sequence encodes:
- the LOC8073487 gene encoding probable mediator of RNA polymerase II transcription subunit 26c, producing MSSDGRLRRALAAFGSGSDVWDLVDAALAAAARDSPAELRARRDGIVQRLYAGSARCRNCDADAPPPPAAQPNGAVAAAPAAASPASPDEEVDADSLDDEEEADAGVESKILAIKDFLEDPDQSEDEMVSLLQNLADMDITYKALQDTDIGRHVNGLRKHPSSEVRQLVKLLVRKWKEIVDDWVRLHNSGGDVGGSIISDGDSPDKVQPKYHQNTHASDFKYSSSPQSHNVLSSERSSNHNLVESAVEKRRTSPAPAYHNTKQNNSNNYPAVSSSAPARAMREQKNTLLDSEKLDSARKRLQENYQEAQNAKKQRTIQVMDIHDIPKPKNRNTFIRKSGGGGFPAKHR